One Setaria viridis chromosome 7, Setaria_viridis_v4.0, whole genome shotgun sequence genomic region harbors:
- the LOC140223460 gene encoding uncharacterized protein produces the protein MTEEGLTQFTPNEGVIADTHHDSDLTKNIHSPLITGCILFLQVLYLGNTVHNLRGMVNIEFGASTPRPSAEVCYTWAKMSGRAQQHSTTTRLFDAAMHWVSVLNISEEAAISIFFAMMQSREIINDKIDELEVILFDVICVIVKSYQNGFRYCSPIGGMKRALVGAEIASNLHPSSRMERPTFSRYLQMQNPDGKDTTFPDACPSLKTSQSRATMKVPMPGPSDQQVFPLAVMLARHSTQSMTCRSTILHESSHYQ, from the exons AGTGATCTTACGAAGAATATCCACTCGCCTTTAATCACTGGATGCATCTTGTTCTTACAG GTACTTTATCTTGGCA ATACAGTTCACAACCTTAGAGGCATGGTCAACATTGAGTTTGGTGCTTCGACT CCAAGGCCTTCAGCTGAAGTATGCTACACGTGGGCGAAAATGAGTGGGAGAGCCCAGCAACACTCCACCACAACGAGATTGTTTGATGCAGCCATGCATTGGGTATCAGTTTTGAATATAAGTGAAGAG GCCGCAATATCCATTTTCTTTGCAATGATGCAAAGCCGGGAAATAATAAATGATAAAATTGACGAGTTGGAAGTTATTCTTTTCGACGTTATTTGTGTCATTGTGAAGAGCTACCAAAATGGCTTCAGGTACTGCTCGCCAATTGGAGGCATGAAGCGTGCATTGGTTGGAGCTGAAATAGCGTCGAATTTGC ATCCAAGCTCCAGGATGGAGCGCCCCACATTTTCACGGTACCTTCAAATGCAGAATCCAGATGGAAAGGATACAACTTTTCCTGATGCCTGCCCATCCCTGAAAACTTCCCAATCTAGAGCTACAATGAAAGTACCAATGCCAGGTCCATCAGACCAGCAGGTCTTCCCCTTGGCAGTGATGTTAGCTCGGCATTCCACCCAATCCATGACCTGCAGATCGACAATTCTCCACGAGAGCTCACACTACCAGTAG